AGGGTCTCGCCGAAGTCGCCGGACGTCGGCGTGGCGATGCTCGGCTCGCCGTCGCACGAGGTCTCCAGGATGTTGGCCGTGACCGCGGCCCGGTGGGCCGGCGGCTGGGCCGCCCGGTCGATCGTGCGCAGGGTCATCGAGTGGGCCTCGTTGCCCCTCGACGCGTCGGGCGAGTTCCACGCGAACACGCTGTCCTGCGACGTCCTGGCGTGCTGGTTGTCGAACCCCGCCCAACCGTGCGTGCCGCCCGTGTCGACGTCGAAGTCCACCTGGCGGCGGAGCACGACGTTCGTCGCCGGGTCGGGCCCGACGTTGCGGACGGACATCGTGATCGCCAGCCGCTTGCCGGGACCGTCGAAGGCGAACGACTGGGTGAGCTCCAGCCGACCCCCGGCCACCCGCACGATCGACCCTCCGTGGATCGGCCCCGGCAGCCCCGACCCCGGGCCCGGGGTCACGAAGGGCGGGCCCCAGTTGGACTGGGACTCGCCGACGTCGAAGGCCTCGAGCCCGGACGCGCACAGGACGTAGCCCTCCGAGAACGCGCCGACGCCGATGTGCTCGTAGCCCCTCGGCGACTCGAAGCGCACGATGTTGCCGGCGTCGGACACGCACACGGTCGTGCCGCCGTCGGCGTGCGAGTTGCCGCACAGCCGCAGGTTGACGCTGCGGGGCATGGGCCGGTCGACCGACTGCGCCGTCCGCGTCGCCGACGCCGCCCCGCCCTGGGCCGGCGCCGTCCACCAGACCGTCGCCAGCACCAGCGCGGCGGCCGTGGCCACCACCCCCACCGTCCTGCGCCCTCCGTGGATCCTCATCTCGGCCTCCCTCTGCCGCTCACCACCCGACGCGGGCGGTTGTTGGCCGGACGGGAGGGCGGGGCCGCGGTTACAGGGGCGGGTGGGGTCAGCCCTCCTCGGCCAGCCGGGTGGCCATGGCGCCGAGGGCGGCCTGGACGTCGTCCCCGGCGAGCTCCTGGCCCGACAGCTGGGTGACGGTCAGGGTGGCGACGGCGCGGTCGACCCGCACGGCGTAGAGGTCCGAGACGAACTCGAAGCGCTGCCCCGACGAGTGGGCGATGGCGACCTCGAGGCGGGCCGCGCCCCGCTGGTCGCCGACGTCGCCGGCGATCGCGGGCGCCTCGCCGACGGCGACCCCCTCGACCGTCAGGGCCTCGTCCTCGCCCAGCCCCTCGTCCCGGAGCGCGTCGACCAGGCACTGGAGGGCCTCGTCGTCGCCGAGCACCTCGATCAGCGCGGCCGGCACGTCCTCGTCGTCGAACACCGAGATCTCGGCCTGCACGTTGGCGCCCTGCTCGGCGTCGAACTCGCGGGTCACCTCGGCCGTCCTCGCCTCGTCCACCTCGTCGGCCGTCACGTCCTGGCCGCTCGCCTCCAGGCAGGCCTCGGCCCGGTCGTTCTCGGCGTCCTCGTCGGGCTCCGCCTCGACGAAGCCGTCGGGCAGGTCCTCCAGGGTGAGGACGGCGGCCTCGGCCCGCTCCCGGTCCTCCGCCGGGTCGACGTCGTCCCCGCCGCACCCGCCGAGCAGGCCGACGGCGAGGACGAGGACGGCGCCGACGGCCCTGGCGGCCCCCGGGCGCCTCACGACGCCCTGATCCTGAACCAGCGGCGCTTGCCGACCTGGAGGACGTCGTCGCCGTCGACCACGAGGACCTCGTGGGGGTCGACCAGCTTGCGGCCGCCGAGGCGGACGGCGCCCTCGCCGACCAGACGGCGCAGGGCCGACCGGGTCTCGCCGGGCAGGCACCGGGCCAGGGCGTCGAGCACGGTCGTGCCGGCCGGCACCGTCACCACCTCCACGTCGTCGGGGGTCCGGCGCTGCGAGAACGTCGACATGAACCACTCGTCCTCGGCCCCGGCCGCCTCGGCCCCGTGGTAGCGCTCGACCACGGCCCGGGCCAGCGCCCGCTTGGCGTCCCTGGGGTTGAGCCGGCCGGCCGCCATCTCGCCGGCCATGGCCGCCACCTCGTCGAGGGGCACGACCGTGTACACCTCGAGGTACTGGCGGATCAGCCCGTCCGGGATGCTCATGAGCTTCCCGAACATCTCCCTGGGCGGGTCGGCGATGGCGACGTAGTTGCCGAGGCTCTTGCTCTGCTTCTCCCGGCCGTCGGTGCCCGGCGTGATCCTCGTGGTCGCCACCACCTGGGGCGCCTGGCCCAGCCGCTCCTGGAAGAACCGGCCCATCAGCTCGTTGAACAGCTGGTCGGTGCCGACGATCGTCAGGTCCGACGCCAGCGCGTACGAGTCGTAGCCCTGGAGGATCGGGTACAGCAGCTCGTGCACGTGGATCTCGTGGCCGGCGGCGATGCGCTGCTGGAACATGTCCCGCTGGATCAGGCGGGAGTGGGTGACCATGGCGAGCAGGCCGAGCAGCTCGTCGATCGACATGGCGTCCCACCACTCCGAGTTGCGGCGCACCTCGAACACCGCCGGGTCGGTGAGCAGGACCCGGCCCACCTGCTCGATGAACCGCTCGGCGTTGCGCTCGATGTCGTCCCGGTCGATGACCTTCCTCGTCTCCGAGCGCCCGGTCGGGTCGCCGATCCTCGTGGTGAAGTCGCCGACGAGGAACACCACCACGTGGCCCCGCTCCTGGAGGTCGCGCATGGCCCACAGGTTGACGGCGTGGCCGATGTGCAGGAACGGCGCGGTCACGTCGACGCCGTACTTGATCCGCATCGGCCGGCCCGACCCGAGCTTCTCGCGGAGCTCGGCCATCGTGACGACGTCGTCCATCGTCCGCCCGAGGCTGCCGAGGTCGAGGGGCGTGGTGGCGGTCACCCCGGCGGAGCCTAGCGACGGCCGGCCGCGGCCTCGACGGCCCG
The nucleotide sequence above comes from Acidimicrobiales bacterium. Encoded proteins:
- the tyrS gene encoding tyrosine--tRNA ligase, translating into MTATTPLDLGSLGRTMDDVVTMAELREKLGSGRPMRIKYGVDVTAPFLHIGHAVNLWAMRDLQERGHVVVFLVGDFTTRIGDPTGRSETRKVIDRDDIERNAERFIEQVGRVLLTDPAVFEVRRNSEWWDAMSIDELLGLLAMVTHSRLIQRDMFQQRIAAGHEIHVHELLYPILQGYDSYALASDLTIVGTDQLFNELMGRFFQERLGQAPQVVATTRITPGTDGREKQSKSLGNYVAIADPPREMFGKLMSIPDGLIRQYLEVYTVVPLDEVAAMAGEMAAGRLNPRDAKRALARAVVERYHGAEAAGAEDEWFMSTFSQRRTPDDVEVVTVPAGTTVLDALARCLPGETRSALRRLVGEGAVRLGGRKLVDPHEVLVVDGDDVLQVGKRRWFRIRAS